In Centroberyx gerrardi isolate f3 chromosome 11, fCenGer3.hap1.cur.20231027, whole genome shotgun sequence, the following are encoded in one genomic region:
- the LOC144541720 gene encoding uncharacterized protein LOC144541720, giving the protein MNKEKQDLDLMKSDTQKEIDMLQREKQDLKEEKERLEITKTELQNNKENLDSVLDDINREKSNMSDLAVQLQKEREELENVMNIIALKQKEQELKDDNIKRQTQDLENSRGIALAEREELELLRKDLIQRKDEVEAAMDSIIGEKEQLKQSKTVIDRDRDMLVDERDKMEGDLKMKEDQLMRKMTTIENLSAKLKQLNDRTREDIRKKMDRLEQKNDDIQRLSIVLEQKHDELDKEKEKMDGCIEMIQREKDSLMRMKSAMAMQKEEMESEWKQELLVEKQHLEKVKADMERERDDLGRANEMMNKEKQDLDLMKSDTQKEIDMLQREKQDLKEEKERLEITKTELQNNKENLDSVLDDINREKSNMSDLAVQLQKEREELENVMNIIALKQKEQELKDDDIKRQTQDLENSRGIALAEREELELLRKDLIQRKDEVEAAMDSIIGEKEQLKQTE; this is encoded by the exons atgaataaagagaaacaggacTTGGACTTGATGAAGTCTGACACCCAGAAAGAAATTGACATGTTACAACGAGAGAAACAAGAcctgaaggaagaaaaagagaggctggAGATCACAAAAACTGagctacagaacaacaaagaaaaccttGACAGTGTCCTGGAtgacataaacagagagaaaagcaacatgTCAGATTTGGCTGTTCAGCttcaaaaagaaagggaagaacttGAGAATGTCATGAACATTATTGCcttgaaacaaaaagaacaagaactcAAGGATGACAAcatcaaaagacaaacacaagaccTTGAAAACAGTCGTGGCATTGCActagcagaaagagaagaactgGAACTTTTGAGGAAGGATCTAATCCAGAGGAAAGATGAAGTTGAAGCTGCCATGGACAGTATCattggagagaaagaacagctCAAACAAAGTAAGACTGTTAttgacagggacagagacatgcttgtggatgaaagggacaaaatggaaggagatttgaaaatgaaagaggatcagctcatgagaaaaatgacaaccatTGAAAATCTGAGTGCAAAactcaaacagctgaatgaCAGGACACGTGAAgacatcagaaagaaaatggacagaTTAGAGCAGAAAAATGATGACATACAAAGACTCAGCATTGTATTGGAGCAAAAGCATGATGAActtgacaaagagaaagaaaagatggatggttgtattgaaatgatacagagagaaaaggacagtcTGATGAGAATGAAGTCGGCCATGGCgatgcagaaagaagaaatggaaagtgaatggaaacaagagcttttggtggaaaaacaacatcttgaaaaagtcaaggcagatatggagagagagagggatgatctTGGAAGAGCGAATGAGATGatgaataaagagaaacaggacTTGGACTTGATGAAGTCTGACACCCAGAAAGAAATTGACATGTTACAACGAGAGAAACAAGAcctgaaggaagaaaaagagaggctggAGATCACAAAAACTGagctacagaacaacaaagaaaaccttGACAGTGTCCTGGAtgacataaacagagagaaaagcaacatgTCAGATTTGGCTGTTCAGCttcaaaaagaaagggaagaacttGAGAATGTCATGAACATTATTGCcttgaaacaaaaagaacaagaactcAAGGATGACGAcatcaaaagacaaacacaagaccTTGAAAACAGTCGTGGCATTGCActagcagaaagagaagaactgGAACTTTTGAGGAAGGATCTAATCCAGAGGAAAGATGAAGTTGAAGCTGCCATGGACAGTATCattggagagaaagaacagctCAAACAAA ctgaatga
- the LOC144541721 gene encoding uncharacterized protein LOC144541721: MERERDDLGRANEMMNKEKQDLDLMKSDTQKEIDMLQREKQDLKEEKERLEITKTELQNNKENLDSVLDDINREKSNMSDLAVQLQKEREELENVMNIIALKQKEQELKDDDIKRQTQDLENSRGIALAEREELELLRKDLIQRKDEVEAAMDSIIGEKEQLKQSKTVIDRDRDMLVDERDKMEGDLKMKEDQLMRKMTTIENLSAKLKQLNDRTREDIRKKMDRLEQKNDDIQRLSIKEIDMLQREKQDLKEEKERLEITKTELQNNKENLDSVLDDINREKSNMSDLAVQLQKEREELENVLENSRGIALAEREELELLRKDLIQRKDEVEAAMDSIIGEKEQLKQSKTVIDRDRDMLVDERDKMEGDLKMKEDQLMRKMTTIENLSAKLKQLNDRTREDIRKKMDRLEQKNDDIQRLSIVLEQKHDELDKEKEKMDGCIEMIQREKDSLMRMKSAMAMQKEEMESEWKQELLVEKQHLEKVKADMERERDDLGRANEMMNKEKQDLDLMKSDTQKEIDMLQREKQDLKEEKERLEITKTELQNNKENLDSVLDDINREKSNMSDLAVQLQKEREELENVMNIITLKQKEQELKDDDIKRQTQDLQNSRGIALAEREELELLRKDLIQRKDEVEAAMDSIIGEKEQLKQTE, from the exons atggagagagagagggatgatctTGGTAGAGCGAATGAGATGatgaataaagagaaacaggacTTGGACTTGATGAAGTCTGACACCCAGAAAGAAATTGACATGTTACAACGAGAGAAACAAGAcctgaaggaagaaaaagagaggctggAGATCACAAAAACTGagctacagaacaacaaagaaaaccttGACAGTGTCCTGGAtgacataaacagagagaaaagcaacatgTCAGATTTGGCTGTTCAGCttcaaaaagaaagggaagaacttGAGAATGTCATGAACATTATTGCcttgaaacaaaaagaacaagaactcAAGGATGACGAcatcaaaagacaaacacaagaccTTGAAAACAGTCGTGGCATTGCActagcagaaagagaagaactgGAACTTTTGAGGAAGGATCTAATCCAGAGGAAAGATGAAGTTGAAGCTGCCATGGACAGTATCattggagagaaagaacagctCAAACAAAGTAAGACTGTTAttgacagggacagagacatgcttgtggatgaaagggacaaaatggaaggagatttgaaaatgaaagaggatcagctcatgagaaaaatgacaaccatTGAAAATCTGAGTGCAAAactcaaacagctgaatgaCAGGACACGTGAAgacatcagaaagaaaatggacagaTTAGAGCAGAAAAATGATGACATACAAAGACTCAGCATT AAAGAAATTGACATGTTACAACGAGAGAAACAAGAcctgaaggaagaaaaagagaggctggAGATCACAAAAACTGagctacagaacaacaaagaaaaccttGACAGTGTCCTGGAtgacataaacagagagaaaagcaacatgTCAGATTTGGCTGTTCAGCttcaaaaagaaagggaagaacttGAGAATGTC cTTGAAAACAGTCGTGGCATTGCActagcagaaagagaagaactgGAACTTTTGAGGAAGGATCTAATCCAGAGGAAAGATGAAGTTGAAGCTGCCATGGACAGTATCattggagagaaagaacagctCAAACAAAGTAAGACTGTTAttgacagggacagagacatgcttgtggatgaaagggacaaaatggaaggagatttgaaaatgaaagaggatcagctcatgagaaaaatgacaaccatTGAAAATCTGAGTGCAAAactcaaacagctgaatgaCAGGACACGTGAAgacatcagaaagaaaatggacagaTTAGAGCAGAAAAATGATGACATACAAAGACTCAGCATTGTATTGGAGCAAAAGCATGATGAActtgacaaagagaaagaaaagatggatggttgtattgaaatgatacagagagaaaaggacagtcTGATGAGAATGAAGTCGGCCATGGCgatgcagaaagaagaaatggaaagtgaatggaaacaagagcttttggtggaaaaacaacatcttgaaaaagtcaaggcagatatggagagagagagggatgatctTGGTAGAGCGAATGAGATGatgaataaagagaaacaggacTTGGACTTGATGAAGTCTGACACCCAGAAAGAAATTGACATGTTACAACGAGAGAAACAAGAcctgaaggaagaaaaagagaggctggAGATCACAAAAACTGagctacagaacaacaaagaaaaccttGACAGTGTCCTGGAtgacataaacagagagaaaagcaacatgTCAGATTTGGCTGTTCAGCttcaaaaagaaagggaagaacttGAGAATGTCATGAACATTATTACcttgaaacaaaaagaacaagaactcAAGGATGACGAcatcaaaagacaaacacaagaccTTCAAAACAGTCGTGGCATTGCActagcagaaagagaagaactgGAACTTTTGAGGAAGGATCTAATCCAGAGGAAAGATGAAGTTGAAGCTGCCATGGACAGTATCattggagagaaagaacagctCAAACAAA ctgaatga
- the LOC144541722 gene encoding uncharacterized protein LOC144541722, whose product MNKEKQDLDLMKSDTQKEIDMLQREKQDLKEEKERLEITKTELQNNKENLDSVLDDINREKSNMSDLAVQLQKEREELENVMNIIALKQKEQELKDDNIKRQTQDLENSRGIALAEREELELLRKDLIQWKDEVEAAMDSIIGEKEQLKQSKTVIDRDRDMLVDERDKMEGDLKMKEDQLMRKMTTIENLSAKLKQLNDRTREDIRKKMDRLEQKNDDIQRLSIKEIDMLQREKQDLKEEKERLEITKTELQNNKENFDSVLDDINREKSNMSDLAVQLQKEREELENVMNIIALKQKEQELKDDDIKRQTQDLQNSRGIALAEREELELLRKDLIQRKDELKQSKTVIDRDRDMLVDERDKMEGDLKMKEDREREDLGRANEMMNKEKQDLDLMKSDTQKEIDMLQREKQDLKEEKERLEITKTELQNNKENLDSVLDDINREKSNMSDLAVQLQKEREELENVMNIIALKQKEQELKDDNIKRQTQDLENSRGIALAEREELELLRKDLIQWKDEVEAAMDSIIGEKEQLKQSKTVIDRDRDMLEMIQREKDSLMRMKSAMAMQKEEMEKRRNGK is encoded by the exons atgaataaagagaaacaggacTTGGACTTGATGAAGTCTGACACCCAGAAAGAAATTGACATGTTACAACGAGAGAAACAAGAcctgaaggaagaaaaagagaggctggAGATCACAAAAACTGagctacagaacaacaaagaaaaccttGACAGTGTCCTGGAtgacataaacagagagaaaagcaacatgTCAGATTTGGCTGTTCAGCttcaaaaagaaagggaagaacttGAGAATGTCATGAACATTATTGCcttgaaacaaaaagaacaagaactcAAGGATGACAAcatcaaaagacaaacacaagaccTTGAAAACAGTCGTGGCATTGCActagcagaaagagaagaactgGAACTTTTGAGGAAGGATCTAATCCAGTGGAAAGATGAAGTTGAAGCTGCCATGGACAGTATCattggagagaaagaacagctCAAACAAAGTAAGACTGTTAttgacagggacagagacatgcttgtggatgaaagggacaaaatggaaggagatttgaaaatgaaagaggatcagctcatgagaaaaatgacaaccatTGAAAATCTGAGTGCAAAactcaaacagctgaatgaCAGGACACGTGAAgacatcagaaagaaaatggacagaTTAGAGCAGAAAAATGATGACATACAAAGACTCAGCATT AAAGAAATTGACATGTTACAACGAGAGAAACAAGAcctgaaggaagaaaaagagaggctggAGATCACAAAAACTGagctacagaacaacaaagaaaactttGACAGTGTCCTGGAtgacataaacagagagaaaagcaacatgTCAGATTTGGCTGTTCAGCttcaaaaagaaagggaagaacttGAGAATGTCATGAACATTATTGCcttgaaacaaaaagaacaagaactcAAGGATGACGAcatcaaaagacaaacacaagaccTTCAAAACAGTCGTGGCATTGCActagcagaaagagaagaactgGAACTTTTGAGGAAGGATCTAATCCAGAGGAAAGATGAG CTCAAACAAAGTAAGACTGTTAttgacagggacagagacatgcttgtggatgaaagggacaaaatggaaggagatttgaaaatgaaagaggat agagagagggaggatctTGGTAGAGCGAATGAGATGatgaataaagagaaacaggacTTGGACTTGATGAAGTCTGACACCCAGAAAGAAATTGACATGTTACAACGAGAGAAACAAGAcctgaaggaagaaaaagagaggctggAGATCACAAAAACTGagctacagaacaacaaagaaaaccttGACAGTGTCCTGGAtgacataaacagagagaaaagcaacatgTCAGATTTGGCTGTTCAGCttcaaaaagaaagggaagaacttGAGAATGTCATGAACATTATTGCcttgaaacaaaaagaacaagaactcAAGGATGACAAcatcaaaagacaaacacaagaccTTGAAAACAGTCGTGGCATTGCActagcagaaagagaagaactgGAACTTTTGAGGAAGGATCTAATCCAGTGGAAAGATGAAGTTGAAGCTGCCATGGACAGTATCattggagagaaagaacagctCAAACAAAGTAAGACTGTTAttgacagggacagagacatgctt gaaatgatacagagagaaaaggacagtcTGATGAGAATGAAGTCGGCCATGGCgatgcagaaagaagaaatggaaa aaagaagaaatggaaagtga
- the LOC139931356 gene encoding uncharacterized protein LOC139931356 produces MNKEKQDLDLMKSDTQKEIDMLQREKQDLKEEKERLEITKTELQNNKENFDSVLDDINREKSNMSDLAVQLQKEREELENVMNIIALKQKEQELKDDDIKRQTQDLQNSRGIALAEREELELLRKDLIQRKDEVEAAMDSIIGEKEQLKQSKTVIDRDRDMLVDERDKMEGDLKMKEDQLMRKMTTIENLSAKLKQLNDRTREDIRKKMDRLEQKNDDIQRLSIVLEQKHDELDKEKEKMDGCIEMIQREKDSLMRMKSAMAMQKEEMESEWKQELLVEKQDLEKVKADMERERDDLLTMKSAMAMQKEEMIIEWKHELVGGNQDSEKLKQLETERGVLPRTRSDMATQTEDFGNQRKQELVVEKQDLDKLKKHMETEMDDLLTMKSDMVIQTDEMENELKQKLEVEKQELEKLMKEIERERDYLDKQNQLINKEKRGLELMKSDIQKQANILERDKQNVKEDIERLKITKNELQNKKENIESVLNEINRERKNITEFAFQVQNKKEELENVMNIIALKQKEQELKDNEIKRQTHDLQKSHDAILADRKELDILRKDLIQKNEETEAAMESISGDKEHVRQMKTDIDRERRSLLDERDRMERDMSELRMRENEVMRKMKDTERKHDELVMEREKIDAHLGLTQTEREDLTHIRSDVAIQTEEMENVEEMALQIKKEREELEIEDVDQKTLQIQTQMATEKIKQKDSVTHLEILRRTELEIEETDIQRLDKDSTQYTNIEDLEPIATQVDFTEEEISKKDKLRKIWKETKMERKEIDQMKRRGHEMRKNLEKRLKVINEFVKRTWIQREKEPLEKMKAELEQGHLTPQSERERDQKILHDKYRELELLKVQMHREIEKLNYKDKESRTLKTSDKAMQTFQVDISTQDAILQVTEEQAERTTTREHGEPVEEQKIQELAQIRVQESEAAPDRSSGLLSQLRHYCYRCCCPCCNCCAQVCQEETFL; encoded by the coding sequence atgaataaagagaaacaggacTTGGACTTGATGAAGTCTGACACCCAGAAAGAAATTGACATGTTACAACGAGAGAAACAAGAcctgaaggaagaaaaagagaggctggAGATCACAAAAACTGagctacagaacaacaaagaaaactttGACAGTGTCCTGGAtgacataaacagagagaaaagcaacatgTCAGATTTGGCTGTTCAGCttcaaaaagaaagggaagaacttGAGAATGTCATGAACATTATTGCcttgaaacaaaaagaacaagaactcAAGGATGACGAcatcaaaagacaaacacaagaccTTCAAAACAGTCGTGGCATTGCActagcagaaagagaagaactgGAACTTTTGAGGAAGGATCTAATCCAGAGGAAAGATGAGGTTGAAGCTGCCATGGACAGTATCattggagagaaagaacagctCAAACAAAGTAAGACTGTTAttgacagggacagagacatgcttgtggatgaaagggacaaaatggaaggagatttgaaaatgaaagaggatcagctcatgagaaaaatgacaaccatTGAAAATCTGAGTGCAAAactcaaacagctgaatgaCAGGACACGTGAAgacatcagaaagaaaatggacagaTTAGAGCAGAAAAATGATGACATACAAAGACTCAGCATTGTATTGGAGCAAAAGCATGATGAActtgacaaagagaaagaaaagatggatggttgtattgaaatgatacagagagaaaaggacagtcTGATGAGAATGAAGTCGGCCATGGCgatgcagaaagaagaaatggaaagtgaatggaaacaagagcttttggtggaaaaacaagatcttgaaaaagtcaaggcagatatggagagagagagggatgatctGCTGACAATGAAGTCAGCCATGGCGATGCAGAAAGAGGAAATGATAATAGAATGGAAGCACGAACTTGTGGGGGGAAATCAAGATTCTGAAAAACTCAAACAGTTGGAAACTGAGAGGGGAGTTCTGCCGAGAACCAGGTCAGACATGGCAACACAGACAGAAGATTTTGGAAATCAAAGGAAGCAAGAGCTAGTGGTGGAAAAACAAGATCTTGACAAACTCAAGAAACACATGGAAACTGAGATGGATGATCTGCTGACAATGAAGTCAGACATGGTAATACAGActgatgaaatggaaaatgaactGAAGCAGAAGCTTGAGGTGGAAAAGCAAGAACTTGAAAAGCTCatgaaagagatagagagagagagggactatCTTGATAAACAGAATCAACTGATAAACAAAGAGAAACGTGGCTTGGAGTTGATGAAGTCTGACATTCAGAAACAAGCTAACATATTAGAACGagacaaacaaaatgtaaaagagGACATAGAAAGGCTTAAAATTACAAAGAACGAGCtccaaaacaagaaagaaaatattGAAAGTGTCCTTAATGaaataaacagagaaaggaagaataTAACAGAATTTGCATTCCAGGttcaaaataaaaaggaagaaCTTGAGAATGTCATGAATATTATTGCCTTGAAACAGAAAGAACAAGAACTCAAAGATAATGAGatcaaaagacaaacacatgACTTGCAAAAGAGCCATGACGCTATCTTAGCAGACAGAAAAGAACTGGACATTTTAAGGAAGGATCTGATCCAGAAGAATGAAGAGACTGAGGCTGCCATGGAGAGTATCAGTGGAGATAAAGAACATGTTAGACAAATGAAGACAGATATTGACAGGGAAAGAAGATCACTGTTGGATGAAAGGGACAGAATGGAAAGAGATATGTCTGAGTTGAGAATGAGGGAGAATGAGGtcatgagaaaaatgaaagacaCTGAACGTAAGCATGATGAACTTGttatggaaagagagaagatagaTGCTCACCTTggactcacacagacagagagggaagatcTCACACATATAAGGTCTGATGTAGCAATACAGACAGAAGAAATGGAGAATGTGGAGGAAATGGCTCTCCAGAttaagaaagagagggaagaattAGAGATAGAAGACGTCGACCAGAAGACTCTTCAAATCCAAACACAAATGGCCACAgaaaagatcaagcaaaaagaCAGTGTGACACACCTCGAAATCTTGAGGCGTACTGAGCTGGAAATAGAGGAGACTGATATACAGAGACTGGATAAAGATTCTACACAATACACTAACATTGAAGACCTTGAACCTATAGCGACACAGGTTGAtttcacagaggaggagatttCAAAAAAAGATAAATTGCGAAAGATCTGGAAAGAGACTAAAATGGAACGGAAGGAGATTGATCAAATGAAGCGAAGAGGTCATGAGATGAGAAAGAACCTGGAGAAAAGACTAAAGGTGATCAACGAGTTTGTTAAGAGAACTtggatacagagagaaaaagagccaTTAGAGAAGATGAAGGCGGAGCTGGAACAAGGACACCTAACTCCTCAAAGTGAACGGGAAAGAGACCAAAAGATACTCCATGACAAATACAGAGAGCTTGAACTACTTAAAGTGCAGATGCACAGAGAGATTGAAAAACTCAATTACAAAGACAAAGAGTCTAGGACACTCAAAACTAGTGACAAAGCCATGCAAACATTCCAGGTGGATATATCCACACAGGATGCGATACTGCAGGTGACAGAAGAACAAGCTGAGAGGACAACGACAAGAGAGCACGGAGAACCAGTTGAAGAGCAGAAGATCCAAGAACTGGCTCAGATTAGGGTGCAAGAAAGTGAAGCAGCTCCAGACAGATCCAGTGGCCTGCTAAGTCAACTTCGACATTACTGTTATCGCTGCTGCTGCCCCTGCTGCAACTGCTGTGCACAAGTGTGCCAAGAGGAGACATTTTTGTGA